The Bdellovibrionota bacterium genome includes a region encoding these proteins:
- a CDS encoding flagellar hook-length control protein FliK, translated as MVSGIGLGKFNPLDMKETAKSSKPSSFDSSSSQEVTPRSNNSSASQNKSLEKSREKSDKKDFNSKVESYSKEPQNSSKVDKSGKFTDKKIKEAQSEIQQSSEKNSQENLQNGSEIPQMAMLQGVQPLFINQQATAEVKSSDSVGLNLENVSGKVSEQTQPVLQFLKAMQENFGISPHQVMKALGEMPTETMLQSPQAAMTPLFEKLGIQPKQFTKAQILYTEMLTAMEKNPPEAFSGKLAVGAGTAGVGAAAAMKSSELPVQMMDKPVAGPKSTLDQLIEQKISRRALEPSNMKGALPQVQQPQVNMAQVFKMDPSQINPLATPVDMDSVALNKLQELDPNLRIEDIKINPNRVTEQFSSSAPILGAGAAVTALAAATKDQQKDMSEEQMKDQFAEQIGQMPTDKKLDGQFAMDKLGAPVAAGTLAGQPNQLSNENVEKLISGSQTLIKKGGGEMKIQLNPEGLGTIHVNIQVKDGQVGVQMMADNHEAKKLLETSMSDLKVGLADHKLNLNQMKVDVSEQASQNMNQNHDFKREEARDFLGQFRQFNEGFRQGASDTSGARAYKKAAQPTPDINPVESRRSESNKSGGLYLVA; from the coding sequence ATGGTATCAGGAATTGGGTTAGGAAAATTTAATCCGCTCGATATGAAAGAGACTGCAAAGTCTTCCAAGCCTTCTTCTTTTGATTCTTCATCATCTCAAGAGGTTACACCTCGCTCAAACAACTCTTCGGCGTCACAAAATAAATCTTTAGAGAAATCCAGAGAAAAATCTGACAAAAAAGATTTCAATAGTAAAGTAGAAAGTTATTCAAAAGAGCCGCAGAATTCTTCAAAAGTAGACAAGTCTGGTAAGTTCACTGATAAAAAAATCAAAGAAGCTCAATCCGAAATACAACAGAGTTCAGAGAAAAATTCACAGGAAAATTTACAGAATGGTTCTGAAATCCCGCAGATGGCAATGCTCCAAGGTGTTCAACCATTATTTATAAATCAACAAGCTACAGCAGAAGTGAAGTCTTCGGACTCAGTTGGATTGAACTTAGAGAATGTGTCTGGCAAAGTATCAGAGCAGACACAGCCGGTTCTTCAATTCTTAAAAGCAATGCAAGAGAACTTTGGAATTAGCCCTCATCAAGTGATGAAGGCTTTGGGTGAAATGCCAACAGAAACAATGTTGCAATCACCGCAAGCGGCAATGACTCCACTTTTTGAAAAATTAGGAATTCAACCAAAGCAATTCACTAAGGCTCAAATCTTGTACACAGAGATGTTAACGGCAATGGAAAAAAATCCGCCAGAAGCATTTAGTGGTAAACTTGCAGTTGGAGCTGGTACTGCTGGCGTAGGTGCAGCTGCTGCTATGAAGTCCTCTGAGCTTCCAGTTCAGATGATGGACAAGCCCGTCGCAGGTCCAAAATCAACATTGGATCAGTTGATTGAACAAAAAATTTCAAGACGTGCTCTAGAGCCCTCAAATATGAAAGGTGCTCTTCCACAAGTTCAGCAGCCGCAAGTCAACATGGCTCAAGTATTTAAGATGGACCCAAGCCAAATAAATCCCTTGGCTACGCCAGTAGATATGGATTCGGTGGCACTTAACAAATTACAAGAACTAGATCCAAACTTAAGAATCGAAGACATCAAAATCAATCCCAACAGAGTGACTGAACAATTCTCATCAAGTGCCCCAATCTTAGGTGCAGGCGCAGCGGTTACGGCTTTAGCGGCAGCGACTAAAGATCAACAAAAAGATATGTCTGAAGAACAAATGAAAGATCAATTTGCGGAGCAGATTGGTCAAATGCCAACAGACAAAAAATTAGATGGTCAATTTGCCATGGACAAACTTGGAGCTCCAGTAGCGGCCGGGACATTGGCAGGCCAACCGAATCAACTTTCAAATGAAAACGTAGAAAAATTAATTTCCGGATCGCAAACTCTAATTAAAAAGGGTGGCGGAGAAATGAAAATTCAACTCAATCCAGAGGGATTGGGTACAATCCACGTGAACATTCAAGTGAAAGACGGCCAAGTGGGTGTGCAGATGATGGCTGATAATCATGAAGCGAAAAAACTTCTTGAGACAAGCATGAGTGATTTAAAAGTAGGATTAGCAGATCACAAATTAAACTTGAACCAAATGAAAGTGGATGTCTCTGAACAGGCTTCTCAAAATATGAATCAAAATCATGATTTTAAGAGAGAAGAAGCGAGAGATTTCTTAGGACAATTTAGACAGTTCAATGAAGGATTTAGACAAGGTGCAAGTGATACATCGGGAGCGAGAGCTTATAAAAAAGCAGCACAACCAACTCCAGATATTAACCCGGTGGAATCAAGAAGATCAGAATCAAACAAGTCTGGTGGATTGTACTTAGTAGCGTAA
- a CDS encoding flagellar hook assembly protein FlgD yields MNVKLNTKLINDKPNEKLEGTYNKASNLDAKKSEEFFQGKDMGQVLNEISDPNWVDPKKMRRAESKMDKDAFMKLMLTQLKYQDPMNPLESHEMAAQLAQFSQLEQLSNIDESVKSLKTAQDPMANYQALNFIGKSVTTNTEKIIRNKGDSAHDLRFSLPQGAREVNVKIMDEVGEVVKTVKATNLKPGENTLTWNGTKNDGYPAFSGNYTIAVEGVSEQGAKIVGRTTASGVVTGLNYSPEGPILMIGDQKVRLSDVKNIEDLNEKMAQQIREQGQQAPQVPGQAVAPVPAQGQNGANASPKQSPTNVSKGAKKEEVAGAPDRPAGNINKVPMSGELQQMLAKEASLKS; encoded by the coding sequence ATGAACGTAAAGTTGAATACAAAATTAATTAACGATAAGCCCAACGAAAAGCTTGAAGGCACTTACAACAAGGCTTCAAATCTGGATGCAAAAAAATCAGAAGAGTTTTTCCAAGGTAAGGACATGGGTCAGGTTCTCAATGAGATCTCTGATCCAAACTGGGTTGATCCAAAGAAAATGAGAAGAGCTGAAAGCAAGATGGATAAAGATGCTTTCATGAAATTGATGCTCACTCAGCTGAAGTATCAAGATCCAATGAACCCTCTCGAGTCACATGAGATGGCTGCTCAGTTGGCTCAGTTCTCGCAACTAGAACAATTATCAAATATTGATGAAAGCGTTAAGAGTTTAAAAACTGCCCAAGACCCAATGGCCAACTATCAAGCATTGAATTTCATTGGCAAGTCTGTGACTACGAATACTGAAAAAATCATTCGTAACAAAGGCGACAGTGCACATGACTTAAGATTCTCTCTTCCACAAGGTGCTCGTGAAGTGAATGTAAAGATCATGGATGAGGTGGGAGAAGTTGTAAAAACAGTTAAAGCTACAAATTTAAAACCAGGTGAAAACACACTCACTTGGAATGGAACTAAGAATGATGGTTACCCAGCATTCTCTGGAAATTACACCATCGCGGTAGAAGGAGTCTCTGAACAAGGCGCTAAGATCGTTGGCAGAACAACTGCCTCTGGTGTTGTGACAGGATTGAATTATTCTCCTGAAGGACCAATCTTAATGATCGGTGATCAAAAAGTAAGATTGAGTGACGTAAAAAATATTGAAGACTTAAATGAAAAGATGGCTCAACAAATTAGAGAGCAAGGACAACAGGCTCCGCAAGTTCCAGGACAAGCGGTAGCACCGGTTCCAGCCCAGGGGCAGAATGGGGCAAATGCTTCCCCAAAACAAAGTCCAACTAATGTCTCTAAAGGTGCAAAGAAAGAAGAAGTTGCTGGAGCTCCTGATCGTCCCGCTGGTAATATAAATAAAGTACCAATGAGCGGCGAGCTTCAACAAATGTTAGCAAAAGAAGCGAGCTTAAAAAGTTAG